The Micromonospora sp. Llam0 genome includes a window with the following:
- the tatA gene encoding Sec-independent protein translocase subunit TatA — protein sequence MHALKPWHIAVLVVVLILLFGAKRLPDAARSLGRSLRIIKAETKSLADDDKDLAEKADAQHGRAPYQAEPVIEPTSVHQPGYQPPPAPAADQPQRVRDAN from the coding sequence ATGCATGCCCTGAAGCCGTGGCACATCGCCGTACTTGTGGTCGTGCTGATCCTGCTCTTCGGCGCCAAGCGGCTGCCGGACGCGGCGCGGTCGCTTGGCCGCTCCCTGCGGATCATCAAGGCCGAGACCAAGAGCCTCGCCGACGACGACAAGGACCTCGCCGAGAAGGCCGACGCTCAGCACGGCCGCGCGCCGTACCAGGCCGAGCCGGTGATCGAGCCGACCAGCGTGCATCAGCCGGGATACCAGCCGCCGCCGGCCCCGGCGGCCGATCAGCCGCAGCGCGTCCGCGACGCCAACTGA
- the tatC gene encoding twin-arginine translocase subunit TatC, translating into MGFALRRRGPSNFDRASDGSMTLIEHFRELRTRLFWASLAIVVGLIVGYFLADPVYHLLKQPYCQLPDTGEVTADGTCRDFLQLSPADGLVLKLKLALWLGLIVAGPVWLYQLWAFIAPGLHRHERKWAYVFVSIAAPLFLAGAMLAYFVVDKGLAFLLEAGVTGLSTQLEVTRYISFVTTMILLFGVAFEFPLVLLMLNFTGVVSARRLLSWWRAVVFVCFAFAAVATPDPGPFGMTLLALCLALLYFVAVGVAFLNDKRRGRGKEVYAGLDDDEASPLDDDPQPVAVAERTETVTPVVPTQPVPKPLPIERRYDDMT; encoded by the coding sequence GTGGGCTTCGCCCTGCGTCGGCGCGGTCCGAGCAACTTCGACCGTGCCTCCGACGGCTCGATGACCCTGATCGAGCACTTTCGTGAGCTGCGTACCCGGCTGTTCTGGGCCTCGCTGGCCATCGTCGTCGGGCTGATCGTCGGCTACTTCCTCGCCGATCCGGTGTACCATCTGCTCAAGCAGCCGTACTGTCAGCTGCCCGACACCGGAGAAGTGACCGCCGACGGCACCTGCCGGGACTTCCTGCAGTTGTCGCCGGCCGACGGCCTCGTCCTGAAGCTGAAGCTGGCGCTCTGGCTCGGCCTGATCGTGGCCGGCCCGGTCTGGCTCTACCAGCTCTGGGCGTTCATCGCTCCCGGCCTGCACCGGCATGAGCGCAAGTGGGCGTACGTCTTCGTCTCCATCGCCGCGCCGCTGTTCCTGGCCGGTGCGATGCTCGCCTACTTCGTCGTCGACAAAGGGCTGGCGTTCCTGCTCGAAGCCGGTGTCACCGGGTTGTCCACCCAGCTCGAGGTGACCCGGTACATCTCGTTCGTGACCACGATGATCCTGCTGTTCGGGGTCGCGTTCGAGTTCCCGCTGGTGCTGTTGATGCTCAACTTCACCGGCGTGGTCAGCGCACGCCGCCTGCTCAGCTGGTGGCGTGCGGTGGTCTTCGTCTGCTTCGCGTTCGCGGCGGTCGCCACCCCGGACCCCGGCCCGTTCGGGATGACCCTGCTGGCGTTGTGCCTGGCGCTGCTGTACTTCGTCGCGGTCGGGGTGGCTTTCCTCAACGACAAGCGCCGGGGCCGCGGCAAGGAGGTGTACGCCGGGTTGGACGACGACGAGGCGTCACCGCTGGACGACGACCCGCAGCCGGTCGCGGTCGCCGAGCGGACCGAGACGGTCACCCCGGTCGTGCCGACCCAGCCGGTGCCGAAACCGTTGCCGATCGAGCGTCGCTACGACGACATGACGTGA
- a CDS encoding diacylglycerol kinase family protein — protein sequence MTGPAGGPSAVAPGSVAVLANPAAGRGRHSAVLPLVRDLLAATGRPVRLLTAVTAEQAASACRAAVAGGAAAVVTVGGDGTVHLALQALAGTDVPLGPVPTGTGNDFASDTGFPADPARAAAEIAAALRAGRSRPVDLARVSAPGRPDRWFGAVLAAGFDAVVNERANRMRWPSGPRRYDLAILVELARLRPRRYRMVRDGERDDFDAVLVAVGNCASYGGGMRICPAADPTDGLLDVVVAGPVSRRTLIRIKPQVRRGGHVDHPMVRSLRARQLTIDAPDLVCYADGERLGPLPVTVTAVPGALRLLR from the coding sequence GTGACCGGGCCGGCCGGCGGTCCGTCCGCCGTCGCGCCCGGCTCGGTGGCGGTGCTGGCGAACCCGGCGGCCGGCCGTGGCCGGCACTCGGCAGTCCTGCCGTTGGTCCGTGACCTGCTGGCCGCGACCGGGCGGCCGGTGCGGCTGCTCACCGCCGTCACCGCCGAGCAGGCGGCGAGCGCCTGCCGGGCCGCGGTGGCCGGCGGTGCGGCCGCAGTGGTGACCGTCGGCGGCGACGGCACCGTGCACCTTGCCCTGCAGGCGCTCGCCGGCACCGACGTCCCGCTGGGCCCGGTGCCGACCGGCACCGGCAACGACTTTGCCTCCGACACCGGTTTCCCGGCCGATCCGGCCCGCGCGGCGGCGGAGATCGCCGCCGCCCTGCGCGCCGGCCGCAGCCGGCCCGTCGACCTGGCCCGGGTGTCCGCACCGGGCCGACCGGACCGGTGGTTCGGCGCGGTGCTGGCCGCCGGATTCGACGCGGTCGTCAACGAGCGGGCCAACCGGATGCGCTGGCCGTCCGGGCCGCGCCGCTACGACCTGGCAATTCTGGTCGAGTTGGCGCGGCTGCGGCCGCGCCGCTACCGGATGGTGCGCGACGGCGAGCGGGACGACTTCGACGCGGTGCTGGTCGCGGTCGGCAACTGCGCCAGCTACGGCGGCGGGATGCGGATCTGCCCGGCGGCCGACCCGACCGACGGGCTGCTCGACGTGGTGGTGGCCGGGCCGGTCTCCCGCCGTACGCTGATCCGGATAAAGCCGCAGGTCCGGCGGGGCGGTCACGTCGACCACCCGATGGTGCGCAGTCTCCGGGCCCGCCAGCTGACGATCGACGCGCCGGACCTGGTCTGCTATGCCGACGGTGAACGGCTCGGCCCGCTGCCGGTGACCGTCACCGCCGTGCCGGGAGCGCTGCGGCTGCTGCGGTGA
- a CDS encoding HAD family hydrolase has protein sequence MPDQPERPRDDTSAGPGYEPADRPRRRPVEAVLFDFHGTLAQVEDPVRWVVQGAEACGVTLDRGRATVLADRLLTAGRAGGPLPTRVPAQLAEVWADRDLYPQAHRAAYTGLAATVDSGVDGLADALYQRLLGPDGWLPYADTAATLRALHSAGVPVAVVSNIGFDIRPHFAAWGLADLIGAWALSYEVGRCKPDPAIFLRACGMLRVDPERTLMVGDTPADAGAVRAGCAALVLPAADPGRANGLAAVLDLATGEPDR, from the coding sequence GTGCCGGATCAACCCGAACGCCCCCGCGACGACACATCCGCCGGTCCCGGGTACGAACCGGCCGACCGGCCACGACGCCGCCCGGTCGAGGCGGTCCTGTTCGACTTTCACGGCACCCTCGCCCAGGTCGAGGACCCGGTCCGCTGGGTCGTCCAGGGTGCCGAGGCATGCGGGGTGACCCTGGACCGGGGGCGGGCGACCGTCCTCGCCGACCGGCTGCTGACCGCCGGCCGGGCCGGCGGGCCGCTGCCCACCCGGGTCCCCGCGCAACTGGCCGAGGTGTGGGCCGACCGCGACCTGTACCCGCAGGCGCACCGGGCCGCGTACACCGGGCTGGCCGCGACGGTCGACAGCGGGGTAGACGGCCTGGCTGACGCCCTCTATCAGCGGCTGCTCGGCCCGGACGGGTGGCTGCCGTACGCGGACACCGCCGCGACGCTACGGGCCCTGCACTCCGCCGGGGTGCCGGTCGCCGTGGTCAGCAACATCGGCTTCGACATCCGCCCGCACTTCGCCGCCTGGGGCCTTGCCGACCTGATCGGCGCCTGGGCGCTGTCCTACGAGGTGGGCCGCTGCAAACCCGACCCGGCGATCTTCCTGCGGGCCTGCGGGATGCTGCGGGTCGATCCGGAGCGCACACTGATGGTGGGCGACACCCCGGCCGACGCCGGCGCCGTACGGGCCGGCTGCGCGGCGCTGGTGCTGCCGGCGGCCGACCCTGGTCGGGCCAACGGACTCGCGGCCGTGCTCGACCTGGCCACCGGCGAGCCGGACCGGTGA
- a CDS encoding RNA helicase, producing the protein MSSPAERYAAARRRAAQAAAFPALGEFALDLGFDLDDFQRAACQALERGSGVLVCAPTGAGKTVVGEFAVHLALRAGAAPAGGPPRKCFYTTPIKALSNQKYHDLVDRYGAAQVGLLTGDNAINGDAPVVVMTTEVLRNMLYAGSATLDGLAYVVMDEVHYLADRFRGAVWEEVIIHLPSSVTLVSLSATVSNAEEFADWLVTVRGETEVVVSEHRPVPLWQHMLVGRRMFDLFHDADAARKHDVHPELLRYSREMLRRLELGDGRTHGPGWGRSGGRGPRWRPPLRADVIERLEREGLLPAILFVFSRAGCDAAVAQCLAAGLRLTTPEERAEIRRLVESRLSSLPAEDLSVLGYWGWLDGLERGLAAHHAGMLPAFKEVVEELFVRGLIKAVFATETLALGINMPARCVVLERLVKFNGEAHVDLTPGEYTQLTGRAGRRGIDVEGHAVVVWSPEVDPRHVAGLASTRTYPLRSSFRPSYNMAVNLVGTVGFDAARELLESSFAQFQADRSVVGLARQAQRNTETIEAYGVEVRCDLGDFDAYFDLRVAIADRERELARQGQQQRRTAAVDSLERLRVGDVIRVPSGRRAGLAVVLDPGAGGFGEPRPLVLTQDRWAGRVSAGDFTVPAEVLTRIRVPKHFNHRSPAARRDLAAAVAGTGLGRHGGRRRGRARGDRDDDRVTQLRAELRRHPCHSCPDREEHARWAERRHRLARDTDELRARVAGRTGSLTRTFDRVCGLLTDRGYLTSDGTVTDAGRMLARIWTEADLLVAECLRRGVWDGLAPAELAAAVSVVVYEARRDVDERAALPRGAVAAAVDATTTIWAGLEADEAAAGLESTREPDLGFVWPIYRWARGEPLAKVLASGDSLDGEMPAGDFVRWARQVADMLGQLAQARGTSPQLARTAAQAVSALQRGVLAYQMTG; encoded by the coding sequence ATGTCGAGCCCCGCCGAGCGGTACGCCGCAGCGCGCCGCCGGGCCGCGCAGGCCGCCGCCTTTCCCGCGCTCGGGGAGTTCGCCCTCGATCTCGGTTTCGATCTGGACGACTTCCAGCGGGCCGCCTGCCAGGCCCTGGAACGGGGCAGCGGGGTGCTGGTCTGCGCGCCGACCGGGGCGGGCAAGACGGTGGTCGGCGAGTTCGCGGTCCACCTGGCGCTGCGGGCCGGTGCCGCGCCGGCCGGCGGCCCACCGCGCAAGTGCTTCTACACCACCCCGATCAAGGCACTGTCCAACCAGAAGTACCACGATCTGGTCGACCGGTACGGTGCCGCCCAGGTGGGGCTGCTGACCGGGGACAACGCGATCAACGGCGACGCGCCCGTGGTGGTGATGACCACCGAGGTGCTGCGCAACATGCTGTACGCCGGTTCGGCCACTCTCGACGGCCTGGCCTACGTGGTGATGGACGAGGTGCACTACCTCGCCGACCGGTTCCGGGGCGCGGTCTGGGAAGAGGTGATCATCCACCTTCCGTCGTCGGTCACCCTGGTGTCGCTGTCCGCGACGGTGTCCAACGCCGAGGAGTTCGCCGACTGGCTGGTCACCGTCCGCGGCGAGACCGAGGTGGTGGTCAGCGAGCACCGCCCGGTCCCGCTGTGGCAGCACATGCTGGTGGGGCGGCGGATGTTCGACCTGTTCCACGACGCCGACGCGGCCCGCAAACACGACGTGCATCCGGAGCTGCTGCGCTACAGCCGGGAGATGCTGCGCCGGCTGGAGCTCGGCGACGGCCGAACCCACGGGCCGGGTTGGGGTCGGTCCGGTGGTCGCGGCCCGCGTTGGCGGCCCCCGCTGCGGGCTGACGTGATCGAACGTCTGGAGCGGGAGGGTCTGCTGCCGGCGATCCTGTTCGTGTTCAGCCGGGCCGGGTGCGATGCCGCCGTCGCCCAGTGTCTGGCCGCCGGGCTGCGGCTGACCACCCCGGAGGAGCGCGCCGAGATCCGTCGGCTGGTGGAGTCGCGGCTGTCCAGCCTGCCGGCCGAGGACCTGTCGGTGCTCGGCTACTGGGGCTGGCTGGACGGGCTGGAACGGGGCCTCGCCGCGCACCACGCCGGCATGCTGCCGGCCTTCAAGGAGGTCGTCGAGGAACTGTTCGTCCGGGGCCTGATCAAGGCCGTGTTCGCCACCGAGACGCTGGCGTTGGGGATCAACATGCCGGCCCGCTGTGTGGTGCTGGAGCGGCTGGTCAAGTTCAACGGGGAGGCGCACGTCGACCTGACCCCGGGCGAGTACACCCAGCTGACCGGGCGGGCCGGGCGGCGCGGCATCGACGTGGAGGGCCACGCGGTGGTGGTCTGGTCGCCGGAGGTCGATCCACGGCACGTCGCCGGGCTCGCCTCGACCCGGACCTACCCGCTGCGGTCGAGTTTCCGACCGTCCTACAACATGGCGGTCAACCTGGTCGGCACCGTCGGTTTCGACGCTGCCCGGGAGCTGCTCGAGTCGTCCTTCGCCCAGTTCCAGGCGGACCGGTCGGTGGTCGGCCTGGCCCGGCAGGCGCAGCGCAACACCGAGACCATCGAGGCGTACGGCGTCGAGGTGCGCTGCGACCTCGGCGACTTCGACGCGTACTTCGATCTGCGGGTGGCGATCGCCGACCGGGAGCGGGAGCTGGCCCGGCAGGGTCAGCAGCAGCGGCGCACTGCGGCGGTCGACTCTCTGGAGCGGCTGCGGGTCGGTGACGTCATCCGGGTGCCGTCGGGTCGGCGGGCCGGGTTGGCGGTGGTGCTCGATCCGGGCGCGGGTGGGTTCGGCGAGCCCCGCCCGCTGGTGCTGACCCAGGACCGGTGGGCGGGCCGGGTGTCGGCCGGCGACTTCACCGTCCCGGCGGAGGTGCTGACCCGGATCCGGGTGCCGAAACACTTCAACCACCGGTCACCGGCGGCCCGGCGGGATCTGGCGGCGGCGGTCGCCGGGACGGGCCTGGGCCGCCACGGCGGCCGCCGCCGGGGGCGGGCACGCGGTGACCGGGACGACGACCGGGTCACCCAGTTGCGCGCCGAACTGCGTCGGCACCCCTGCCACAGCTGTCCGGACCGGGAGGAGCATGCCCGCTGGGCGGAACGTCGGCACCGGTTGGCCCGCGACACCGACGAGCTGCGGGCCCGGGTGGCGGGCCGTACCGGGTCGTTGACCCGGACCTTCGACCGGGTCTGCGGCCTGCTGACCGACCGCGGCTACCTGACGTCCGACGGTACGGTGACCGACGCCGGGCGGATGCTGGCCCGGATCTGGACGGAGGCCGACCTGCTGGTCGCCGAGTGCCTGCGTCGCGGTGTCTGGGACGGTCTGGCGCCGGCGGAGCTGGCCGCCGCGGTGTCGGTGGTGGTGTACGAGGCCCGGCGCGACGTCGACGAGCGGGCGGCGTTGCCTCGGGGGGCGGTCGCTGCCGCGGTGGACGCCACCACCACGATCTGGGCGGGCCTGGAGGCCGACGAGGCGGCCGCTGGCCTGGAGTCGACCCGGGAGCCGGATCTCGGCTTCGTCTGGCCGATCTACCGGTGGGCCCGTGGCGAGCCGCTGGCCAAGGTGCTGGCCAGCGGGGACAGCCTGGACGGGGAGATGCCGGCCGGGGACTTCGTCCGGTGGGCCCGGCAGGTCGCCGACATGCTCGGGCAGCTGGCCCAGGCCCGGGGTACGTCGCCGCAGTTGGCGCGGACCGCGGCGCAGGCGGTGTCCGCGCTGCAGCGCGGCGTGCTGGCGTACCAGATGACGGGGTGA
- a CDS encoding MHYT domain-containing protein: MAEIDHFEYGFITPTLSYALSVLGSFLGLICAVRVRESNTPGRRAWWLSLSAFAIGGTAIWTMHFMAMLGFSVAGTQIRYDIAITIASAVIAIAAVAFGLFLVGFGRPSLVKILLGGVITGLGVAAMHYTGMAAMRLNGDIDYAPGRVTLSVVIAVIAATVALWLAVTVRRPLAMTGSALLMGVAVNGMHFTGMTAMSVHLHEPTGVLNGATAATLLVPIGVAVLLVVIGLVYAVLSAPTEEDRAAAAYLDARIAERRSTPPPPPARPNGFTPLRSGSNTSGEQNASSRSGGFNGFNA, encoded by the coding sequence GTGGCAGAGATCGATCATTTCGAATATGGCTTCATTACGCCAACGCTGAGCTACGCGTTGTCGGTGCTCGGTTCGTTTCTCGGACTGATCTGCGCCGTGCGGGTCCGCGAGTCGAATACCCCGGGCCGGCGGGCCTGGTGGCTGTCGCTGTCGGCCTTCGCGATCGGTGGCACCGCCATCTGGACCATGCATTTCATGGCGATGCTCGGCTTCAGCGTGGCCGGCACCCAGATCCGGTACGACATCGCGATCACCATCGCCAGCGCGGTGATCGCGATCGCCGCGGTCGCTTTCGGGCTGTTTCTGGTCGGCTTCGGCCGCCCGTCGCTGGTGAAGATCCTGCTCGGTGGGGTCATCACCGGCCTGGGCGTGGCCGCGATGCACTACACCGGGATGGCCGCGATGCGGCTCAACGGCGACATCGACTACGCCCCGGGCCGGGTGACCCTGTCCGTGGTGATCGCGGTGATCGCGGCGACGGTGGCGCTGTGGCTGGCGGTCACGGTCCGCCGGCCGCTGGCGATGACCGGGTCCGCGCTGCTGATGGGCGTCGCGGTCAACGGCATGCACTTCACCGGCATGACGGCGATGTCGGTGCACCTGCACGAGCCGACCGGCGTGCTCAACGGTGCGACCGCGGCCACCTTGCTGGTACCGATCGGCGTGGCGGTGCTGCTCGTGGTGATCGGCCTGGTGTACGCGGTGCTGTCGGCCCCGACCGAGGAGGACCGGGCGGCGGCGGCGTACCTCGACGCGCGGATCGCCGAGCGGCGCAGCACCCCACCGCCGCCCCCGGCTCGGCCGAACGGGTTCACCCCGCTGCGCAGCGGCTCGAACACCAGCGGTGAGCAGAATGCGTCGAGCCGCTCAGGCGGGTTCAACGGGTTCAACGCCTGA
- a CDS encoding 5'-3' exonuclease codes for MNRSDPLLAVDAPSLYFRAYFGVPESAARTADGEPVNAVRGFLDMLAALITRRRPARLICALDHDWRPAWRVRLLPSYKAHRVAPTGGEIVPDTLVPQLPVLLDVLSALGVPAVGVAGYEADDVLGTLATRQAGPVEVVSGDRDLFQLVDDDHPVRLLYVGRGVAKLEDCDGAAVEQRFGVPPAGYADFAALRGDPSDGLPGVPGVGAKTAARLLQRYGDLAGLVAALDDPRSGFAPGLRARLAAARDYLAVAPTVVRVARDLDLAVEPVRLPTAPADPGRLMELADRWNLAGSCRRLVDAMALGAGGSGGTDGTGSGVEPVEPA; via the coding sequence GTGAACCGATCCGACCCCCTGCTCGCCGTCGACGCCCCGAGCCTGTACTTCCGGGCGTACTTCGGGGTGCCCGAGTCCGCCGCCCGCACCGCCGACGGCGAACCGGTCAACGCCGTACGCGGTTTCCTCGACATGCTGGCCGCGCTGATCACCCGGCGGCGCCCGGCACGGCTGATCTGCGCCCTCGACCACGACTGGCGGCCCGCCTGGCGGGTGCGGCTGCTGCCGTCGTACAAGGCACACCGGGTGGCACCCACCGGCGGGGAGATCGTCCCGGACACCCTGGTGCCGCAGCTGCCGGTGCTGCTGGACGTGCTGTCCGCGCTGGGAGTGCCGGCGGTCGGCGTGGCCGGCTACGAGGCCGACGACGTGCTCGGTACGCTCGCCACCCGGCAGGCCGGCCCGGTCGAGGTGGTCTCCGGCGACCGGGATCTGTTCCAGCTGGTCGACGACGACCACCCGGTCCGGTTGCTCTACGTCGGCCGGGGGGTCGCCAAGTTGGAGGACTGTGACGGCGCGGCCGTCGAGCAGCGGTTCGGGGTGCCGCCGGCCGGGTACGCCGACTTCGCCGCGCTGCGCGGCGACCCGAGCGACGGCCTGCCGGGAGTTCCGGGCGTGGGCGCCAAGACCGCCGCGCGGCTGCTGCAGCGGTACGGCGATCTGGCCGGGCTGGTCGCGGCGCTGGACGACCCACGGTCCGGGTTCGCTCCCGGTCTGCGGGCCCGGCTGGCCGCCGCCCGCGACTACCTGGCGGTCGCGCCGACCGTGGTACGGGTGGCCCGGGACCTCGACCTGGCGGTCGAACCGGTGCGGCTGCCTACCGCACCGGCCGACCCCGGGCGGCTGATGGAGCTGGCGGACCGGTGGAACCTCGCGGGTTCCTGCCGGCGGCTGGTCGACGCGATGGCGCTCGGCGCTGGGGGGTCCGGCGGTACGGACGGTACCGGGTCAGGCGTTGAACCCGTTGAACCCGCCTGA
- a CDS encoding DUF4037 domain-containing protein, which yields MSFLPGLELSRRFHHAVVAPTIAARFPRLRYAAARMDTGSELFGFDTERSRDHDWGPRVQVFLDSADAGLADQVCAAVTEDLPASFLGFPTRFAPDADRSLGVPALDGARHGVTVTDVAAWCQRVLGFDPADGPGRLDWLATPTQRLAEFTAGDVFHDALPDVVARSAGVVGGLTGRRAVLAWYPPDIWRYVLAAAWARVAGEEPFVGRCGEVGDEIGGAVVTARIVRDLMRLALLVGRCYPPYHKWLGSAFARLPDDDGLCATLAAALSATGWSVRQRRLCQAYELLAVRTNQLALAAPVEPTVRPFRDRPFLVLDAARFARALWSAIGDRGLRAVPVLGAVDQVVDHTALLTDVARTRMVVGCALGLDHDGTQPNER from the coding sequence ATGAGCTTCCTGCCCGGCCTGGAGCTGAGCCGCCGGTTTCACCACGCGGTGGTTGCGCCGACGATCGCCGCCCGGTTTCCCCGGCTGCGCTACGCCGCAGCCCGGATGGACACCGGTTCGGAGCTGTTCGGGTTCGACACGGAACGCTCCCGCGACCACGACTGGGGCCCACGGGTGCAGGTGTTCCTCGACAGCGCCGACGCCGGCCTGGCCGACCAGGTGTGCGCCGCCGTCACCGAGGATCTGCCGGCGTCCTTCCTGGGCTTCCCGACCAGGTTCGCGCCGGACGCCGACCGCAGTCTGGGGGTGCCGGCGCTCGACGGTGCCCGGCACGGGGTGACGGTGACGGACGTGGCTGCCTGGTGCCAGCGGGTGCTGGGCTTCGATCCGGCCGACGGGCCGGGCCGGCTGGACTGGCTCGCCACCCCCACTCAGCGGCTCGCCGAGTTCACCGCCGGGGATGTGTTCCACGACGCCCTGCCGGACGTGGTGGCCCGGTCGGCCGGGGTGGTCGGTGGGCTGACCGGTCGCCGCGCGGTTCTCGCCTGGTACCCGCCGGACATCTGGCGGTACGTGCTGGCCGCGGCCTGGGCCCGGGTAGCCGGCGAGGAGCCGTTCGTCGGCCGGTGCGGGGAGGTCGGCGACGAGATCGGCGGCGCGGTGGTGACCGCCCGGATCGTGCGGGACCTGATGCGGCTGGCGTTGCTGGTCGGCCGCTGCTATCCGCCGTACCACAAGTGGCTGGGCAGCGCGTTCGCCCGGCTGCCGGACGACGACGGGCTGTGCGCGACGTTGGCCGCGGCGTTGTCGGCGACCGGATGGAGCGTGCGGCAGCGGCGGCTGTGCCAGGCGTACGAACTGCTGGCGGTGCGGACCAACCAGCTCGCGCTGGCCGCGCCGGTGGAACCGACGGTACGGCCGTTCCGGGACCGGCCGTTCCTGGTGCTCGACGCGGCCCGGTTCGCGCGGGCCCTGTGGTCGGCGATCGGTGACCGCGGGCTGCGGGCGGTGCCGGTGCTGGGGGCGGTGGATCAGGTCGTCGACCACACCGCGCTGCTCACCGATGTCGCGCGGACCCGCATGGTGGTGGGTTGTGCCCTGGGGCTGGACCACGACGGGACGCAGCCAAACGAACGTTAA
- a CDS encoding acyl-CoA dehydrogenase family protein has translation MTVERVLPTPEAYDLIELATELADRELAGRAADFEARAEFPREVVRTLGRAGLLGLPFAESDGGAGQPYEVYLQVLEVLASRWLAVAEAVSVHTLSCYPVAEYGSDRQRKLLPEMLGGELLGAYCLSEPQGGSDAAALTTRAVRDGDEYVVSGTKAWITHAAVADFYNVFCRTGGPGTRGISCLFVPAGTAGVLPQPAERTMGLRSSPVAQLVFDQARVPADHLVGAAGTGFGVAMSALAAGRLGIAACAVGLAQAALDHAVGYARQREQFGRPIIDLQGLGFLLADMATQVSAARAVTLAAARLRDAGRAYAVEAAKAKLFATDVAMKVTVDAVQVLGGYGYVADHPVERYLREAKVLQIVEGTNQIQRVVISRALAR, from the coding sequence ATGACCGTCGAACGCGTCCTGCCCACGCCCGAGGCATACGACCTGATCGAGTTGGCCACCGAGCTCGCCGACCGGGAGCTGGCCGGCCGGGCCGCCGATTTCGAGGCGCGGGCCGAATTCCCCCGGGAGGTGGTCCGCACCCTCGGCCGGGCCGGCCTGCTCGGCCTGCCGTTCGCGGAGTCCGACGGCGGCGCGGGCCAGCCCTACGAGGTGTATCTGCAGGTGCTGGAGGTGCTGGCCAGCCGCTGGTTGGCGGTCGCCGAGGCGGTCAGCGTGCACACGTTGTCCTGCTATCCGGTGGCCGAGTACGGCAGCGACCGGCAACGGAAGCTGCTGCCGGAGATGCTCGGCGGTGAGTTGCTCGGCGCGTACTGCCTCAGTGAGCCACAGGGCGGGTCGGACGCGGCGGCGCTGACCACCCGGGCGGTTCGCGACGGCGACGAGTACGTGGTGTCGGGGACGAAGGCGTGGATCACCCATGCCGCGGTGGCCGACTTCTACAACGTCTTCTGCCGCACCGGCGGACCTGGAACGCGGGGCATCTCGTGTCTGTTCGTCCCGGCCGGCACCGCCGGCGTGCTGCCGCAGCCGGCGGAGCGCACCATGGGCCTGCGCTCCTCCCCGGTCGCCCAACTGGTGTTCGACCAGGCCAGGGTGCCGGCGGATCACCTGGTCGGTGCCGCGGGCACCGGCTTCGGTGTGGCGATGTCCGCGCTGGCCGCCGGCCGGCTGGGGATCGCCGCCTGCGCGGTCGGGCTGGCCCAGGCGGCGCTCGACCACGCGGTCGGCTACGCCCGGCAGCGGGAGCAGTTCGGCCGGCCGATCATCGACCTGCAGGGGCTGGGGTTCCTGCTGGCGGACATGGCCACCCAGGTGTCGGCCGCCCGGGCGGTGACCCTGGCCGCGGCCCGGTTGCGCGACGCCGGTCGGGCGTACGCCGTCGAGGCGGCCAAGGCCAAGCTGTTCGCCACCGACGTCGCGATGAAGGTCACCGTCGACGCGGTCCAGGTGCTCGGCGGGTACGGCTACGTGGCCGACCATCCGGTGGAGCGGTACCTGCGGGAGGCGAAGGTGCTGCAGATCGTGGAGGGGACGAACCAGATCCAGCGGGTGGTGATCTCCCGGGCACTGGCCCGGTGA
- a CDS encoding Lrp/AsnC family transcriptional regulator, protein MEETDRAIVAALTTDGRVSYTDLAERVGLSVSAVHQRVRRLEQRGVVNGYTARVSYEAVGLPLSAFVAIRPLDPSQPDDAPERLSHLAEIDSCYSVAGEDFYLLLVRVASPADLERLLQEIRTAANVTTRTTVVLSTPYESRPPKLV, encoded by the coding sequence GTGGAAGAGACCGATCGCGCTATCGTCGCCGCGCTGACCACCGACGGCCGCGTGTCGTACACCGATTTGGCCGAGCGGGTGGGCCTGTCGGTGTCGGCGGTTCATCAGCGGGTGCGCCGGCTGGAGCAGCGCGGGGTGGTCAACGGCTACACCGCCCGGGTGTCGTACGAGGCGGTGGGGCTGCCGTTGAGCGCGTTCGTCGCGATCCGGCCGCTGGACCCTTCCCAGCCGGACGACGCCCCGGAACGGCTGTCGCATCTGGCGGAGATCGACTCCTGCTATTCGGTGGCGGGGGAGGACTTCTACCTGTTGCTGGTCCGGGTAGCGAGCCCGGCTGACCTGGAACGGCTGCTGCAGGAGATTCGGACGGCGGCGAACGTCACCACTCGGACGACAGTGGTGCTGTCCACTCCGTACGAGTCGCGTCCGCCGAAGCTGGTCTGA
- a CDS encoding CsbD family protein, protein MTDKARNKAEELKGQAKERYGAATDNEQMRAEGAAEASKARTKDAGEHAKDAGRNVRDAFSG, encoded by the coding sequence ATGACCGACAAGGCACGCAACAAGGCCGAGGAGCTCAAGGGCCAGGCGAAGGAGCGCTACGGCGCGGCGACCGACAACGAGCAGATGCGGGCTGAGGGCGCCGCCGAGGCGAGTAAGGCCCGGACCAAGGACGCGGGGGAGCACGCGAAGGACGCCGGCCGGAACGTACGGGACGCGTTCAGCGGCTGA